One genomic region from Arthrobacter pigmenti encodes:
- the moaC gene encoding cyclic pyranopterin monophosphate synthase MoaC, with protein MTDPSARLTHVREDGTAHMVDVSAKNVTAREATAESILRTTSEVIALITEGSLPKGDALAVARVAGIMAAKQTSTLIPLCHPLPISKVTVDFKPEKDAVVVRATVKTTAVTGVEMEALTSVSIAALALYDMVKAVDKHAVITDTRVLAKSGGKSGDWTV; from the coding sequence ATGACCGATCCCTCAGCCAGGCTCACGCACGTCCGCGAGGACGGCACCGCGCACATGGTCGATGTTTCCGCCAAGAATGTCACGGCCCGCGAAGCAACAGCGGAGAGCATCCTCCGCACCACGTCCGAAGTGATCGCGTTGATCACCGAGGGCAGTCTCCCCAAGGGCGATGCACTTGCAGTGGCACGGGTGGCCGGCATCATGGCCGCCAAACAGACGTCCACGCTGATCCCGCTGTGCCATCCCCTGCCGATCAGCAAGGTCACCGTCGATTTCAAACCGGAGAAGGACGCCGTCGTCGTGCGCGCGACAGTGAAGACAACTGCGGTGACCGGCGTCGAAATGGAGGCGCTGACTTCCGTATCGATCGCGGCGCTGGCCCTTTATGACATGGTCAAAGCCGTGGACAAGCACGCCGTCATCACCGATACACGCGTGCTGGCGAAATCCGGGGGCAAGAGCGGAGACTGGACCGTATGA